A single window of uncultured Methanospirillum sp. DNA harbors:
- a CDS encoding DUF460 domain-containing protein translates to MKVFGIDIIRGSTRSRTVAPKYALVTVIDGKVTSEESVSLFRLMRLVHRHRPDILAVDSIQEVAPHTQDVYRFIEQLPPQTRFVSVTGGEKQTGLIQVAARYNITFNRLDPYAEARAIALVASQGAGVEVIAFENETEIVVSRNRSPGKGGWSQNRYARKIHGNVLTYAREIEHELQSEGLNFWKKEFKAFGGVSRVVFHVREKREDVRIPTSKGGDVQVRISGKRLERIQFRPLTTRPRYLIVGIDPGTTVGIAALDLNGELMKVHSSRQMNMGDVIEFLYEIGKPIIIATDVSPMPFSVEKIRRAFQAVAYIPRQDISVETKYELAGKYGYGNDHERDALTAAIEAARFWRHKFTNIFKRVPPGVDMDEIRAGIIRGQSLDQILGALRGEKHTTEAKKPEITLDSSDERVRILDGQVKDLRVLVSDLQKDIEGLKEENTRLKGENKNLKSARGRQINANPEIARRDLIIENLKKRVRFEEKNNKKLHKRLKRMKEAENSDPDADLQIVKVIADLSRESIRSLNERIGIKSGDVLQVRTPGVWGKNIIHDLGQAGIGAIIIGDRSASTIPEELLELSFTEELPVLPGASVPVSTKGDFGSCDPDLFDEAMSTWQDGLEEFRRKQSEAMLDGIFKEYQAQREKQVRRDG, encoded by the coding sequence GTGAAGGTCTTCGGGATCGACATCATCAGGGGATCTACCCGGTCCCGGACAGTAGCTCCCAAGTACGCACTCGTTACGGTCATTGATGGGAAGGTGACCAGTGAGGAGAGCGTCTCTCTTTTCAGGCTCATGCGGCTCGTCCACCGGCACAGGCCGGATATTCTTGCGGTGGATAGTATCCAGGAGGTTGCACCGCATACCCAGGACGTGTATCGGTTCATCGAGCAGCTCCCCCCGCAGACCAGGTTCGTATCTGTGACAGGGGGAGAGAAGCAAACCGGGCTTATCCAGGTGGCAGCGAGGTACAACATCACCTTCAACCGGCTTGATCCTTATGCAGAAGCACGGGCGATAGCCCTGGTCGCTTCGCAGGGAGCCGGTGTTGAGGTTATCGCGTTTGAGAACGAGACCGAGATAGTGGTCTCGCGAAACCGGTCACCTGGAAAGGGAGGATGGAGTCAGAACCGGTACGCCAGGAAGATCCACGGTAACGTGCTCACCTATGCAAGGGAGATTGAGCACGAACTGCAGAGTGAAGGGCTCAACTTCTGGAAGAAAGAGTTCAAAGCATTCGGCGGGGTCTCACGGGTGGTCTTTCATGTCAGAGAGAAACGTGAGGACGTTAGGATTCCCACATCGAAAGGAGGGGATGTACAGGTCAGGATATCAGGCAAACGGCTTGAGCGTATCCAGTTCAGACCGCTTACCACGAGACCGAGGTACCTGATCGTCGGGATAGATCCCGGCACGACAGTAGGGATCGCAGCTCTTGACCTGAACGGCGAGCTGATGAAGGTCCACAGTTCACGCCAGATGAACATGGGGGACGTGATCGAGTTCCTCTACGAGATTGGAAAACCGATCATCATCGCAACAGATGTGTCACCGATGCCATTCTCGGTTGAGAAGATACGACGGGCATTCCAGGCCGTGGCATACATACCCAGGCAGGACATCAGCGTTGAGACGAAGTATGAGCTTGCAGGGAAGTACGGGTATGGAAATGACCACGAACGCGATGCCCTGACCGCTGCGATTGAGGCTGCACGGTTCTGGAGACACAAGTTTACAAACATCTTCAAACGTGTCCCACCCGGTGTGGATATGGATGAGATCAGGGCCGGGATCATCAGGGGCCAGTCTCTCGACCAGATCCTTGGAGCGCTCCGGGGAGAGAAGCATACAACAGAGGCGAAAAAGCCTGAGATCACCCTTGACTCGTCAGACGAGAGGGTAAGGATCCTGGATGGACAGGTCAAGGATCTCAGGGTTCTTGTCAGTGATCTGCAGAAAGATATCGAAGGGCTCAAAGAAGAGAACACGAGACTGAAAGGTGAGAACAAAAACCTGAAGTCTGCAAGAGGCCGCCAGATCAATGCCAATCCTGAAATTGCCAGAAGGGACCTTATCATCGAGAACCTGAAGAAGAGGGTTCGGTTTGAGGAGAAGAACAACAAAAAGCTCCACAAACGACTCAAACGGATGAAAGAGGCAGAGAATAGCGATCCTGATGCAGATCTCCAGATTGTCAAGGTGATCGCTGACCTTTCACGTGAGAGCATCAGGTCTCTGAACGAGCGCATCGGGATCAAAAGCGGGGATGTCCTGCAGGTCAGAACACCGGGAGTCTGGGGGAAGAACATCATCCATGACCTGGGACAGGCAGGGATTGGTGCTATCATTATCGGTGATCGATCTGCCAGTACCATCCCTGAGGAACTGCTTGAACTCTCGTTTACAGAGGAACTCCCAGTTCTTCCCGGTGCGTCAGTGCCGGTGAGCACCAAAGGTGACTTTGGATCCTGCGATCCCGATCTGTTTGACGAGGCGATGAGCACCTGGCAGGACGGTCTTGAGGAGTTCAGAAGGAAGCAGAGCGAGGCGATGCTTGACGGAATCTTCAAAGAGTATCAGGCGCAGCGGGAGAAACAGGTGAGACGGGATGGATGA
- a CDS encoding RIO1 family regulatory kinase/ATPase, whose protein sequence is MHLSADDVRSLHKYDLRVLQSIEYLMSRYDWVPVEELIKNSKLSANEVNFRVRRLVDKGMIKFSQIPYPGYCLLYNGYDSLAVSHLAKKGTISALGTLVGVGKESLVYEAIGTGPVILKFHRIGQRSFKTVQRSRGFLPDKGHCPWIFASHFSAEQEYIALSTLHRTVPVPIPILMNRNVVVMSYIAGVNLNAVTLADPGQFFDEIMVGIAGAYKLGFVHGDLSEYNIMTDGQHPVIIDWPQWVAPDHPNAEEILDHDIRTVCQFFQRKYQLRVDPDELRGSVIG, encoded by the coding sequence ATGCATCTATCGGCTGATGATGTCAGGTCTCTTCACAAGTATGATCTCAGGGTCCTCCAGTCAATTGAGTACCTCATGAGCAGGTATGACTGGGTACCGGTCGAAGAACTCATAAAAAATTCAAAACTATCTGCAAACGAGGTGAATTTTAGGGTCCGGCGACTTGTAGACAAGGGAATGATCAAGTTCAGCCAGATTCCATACCCCGGATACTGCCTATTATACAACGGATACGATTCCCTCGCAGTAAGTCATCTCGCCAAAAAAGGAACAATATCAGCACTCGGAACCCTCGTTGGTGTGGGGAAAGAGTCGCTTGTGTATGAAGCGATCGGAACAGGTCCTGTGATCCTGAAATTTCACCGGATAGGGCAGCGATCGTTCAAGACGGTCCAACGCTCGCGGGGATTCCTTCCCGACAAGGGGCACTGCCCATGGATCTTTGCTTCCCATTTCTCAGCCGAGCAGGAATATATTGCCCTTTCAACCCTGCATCGGACGGTTCCTGTGCCTATCCCAATCCTGATGAACCGCAACGTTGTTGTGATGTCCTACATTGCCGGTGTAAACCTGAATGCGGTGACGCTGGCGGATCCCGGACAGTTCTTCGATGAGATCATGGTTGGCATAGCCGGGGCATATAAACTTGGTTTCGTGCACGGGGATCTCTCAGAGTACAACATCATGACCGACGGGCAGCATCCTGTGATCATCGACTGGCCTCAGTGGGTGGCACCTGATCATCCCAATGCAGAAGAGATCCTGGATCACGATATCAGAACCGTCTGCCAGTTTTTTCAGCGGAAGTACCAGTTACGGGTCGATCCGGATGAACTCAGAGGCAGCGTGATCGGGTGA
- a CDS encoding NAD+ synthase produces MGSGILVLMPDCSDTADSICDLLKNTMEKSKGNGFVVGISGGVDSALVATLCARAVGSSRVLGIYMPSDVTPPADAIDVSTLTACLSIRVETIPIGHIVNQYRRLPGFVETNYLLGNLMARTRMTILYYAANRDSHLVCGTSNRTEFILGYCTKHGDNAADVQPIVHLLKSEVWELARYLGVPDSIISRAPSAGLWHGQTDEGELGLSYVEIDAAIRSLDQSGWIPESEIEKKVVSRCATAWHKQNPAPNLINQV; encoded by the coding sequence ATGGGAAGTGGTATACTGGTGCTTATGCCAGACTGTTCTGATACCGCAGATTCGATCTGCGATCTGCTCAAAAATACGATGGAGAAGTCCAAGGGTAACGGCTTTGTTGTTGGTATATCCGGTGGTGTCGACTCCGCGCTTGTGGCAACCCTCTGTGCTCGTGCTGTGGGTTCTTCACGGGTACTCGGGATATACATGCCAAGCGATGTCACCCCTCCCGCAGATGCGATTGATGTCTCAACGCTTACCGCCTGTCTCTCAATTCGGGTTGAAACCATCCCTATTGGTCATATCGTGAATCAGTATCGCAGGCTTCCCGGTTTTGTGGAGACCAATTATCTTCTTGGCAACCTGATGGCACGCACCAGGATGACGATCCTCTATTATGCTGCAAACCGTGACTCACACCTCGTCTGCGGAACCTCGAACAGAACTGAGTTCATTCTTGGATACTGTACAAAACACGGTGATAACGCAGCAGATGTTCAGCCCATCGTTCACCTGCTCAAGTCAGAGGTCTGGGAACTCGCCCGGTACCTTGGCGTTCCTGATTCGATCATATCACGTGCACCAAGTGCAGGCCTCTGGCATGGGCAGACCGATGAAGGTGAACTCGGGCTCTCCTATGTTGAGATTGACGCCGCGATCAGAAGTCTTGATCAGAGCGGATGGATACCGGAATCAGAGATAGAGAAAAAAGTAGTATCCCGGTGTGCAACTGCCTGGCACAAGCAAAATCCTGCACCGAATCTGATCAATCAGGTATAA
- a CDS encoding glucose-6-phosphate isomerase family protein, translating into MIDLPLNNPDIRSGAEIRSVLADPSCVCEGPLYEMYRGVCRNSSDKEWLDSQQIRYDVTRIPPRTICREWIKTKGHYHPLSPDGLAYPEIYEVLEGAAYYMLQKRDLSDIVLVRAEKGDLILIPPGYGHITINPAGETLTMANLVSSAFESQYLPYEEMKGGAYYIFSDGTMKKNPAYPADIPEIRIVDATGTHLPEPFPDKSLYDLVGDAMRLRFLNHPREFEELYPGLYLYT; encoded by the coding sequence ATGATAGATCTCCCTCTCAATAACCCGGACATACGATCAGGGGCAGAGATCCGTTCAGTGCTGGCAGATCCTTCCTGTGTCTGCGAAGGACCCTTATATGAGATGTACCGGGGGGTCTGTCGCAACAGTTCAGATAAAGAGTGGCTCGACTCACAGCAGATAAGGTACGATGTCACCCGCATTCCTCCCCGCACCATCTGCAGGGAGTGGATCAAGACAAAGGGGCATTACCACCCGCTCTCACCGGACGGGCTTGCATACCCGGAGATATACGAGGTGCTTGAGGGAGCTGCCTATTACATGCTCCAGAAACGTGACCTGTCTGATATTGTGCTGGTCAGGGCAGAGAAAGGTGATCTGATCCTGATACCACCGGGATACGGACATATCACCATCAACCCGGCAGGCGAGACCCTCACAATGGCAAATCTCGTCTCATCGGCGTTTGAAAGCCAGTACCTGCCGTACGAAGAGATGAAGGGAGGAGCATACTACATCTTTTCAGACGGGACCATGAAGAAGAATCCAGCATACCCGGCAGATATTCCGGAGATCAGGATCGTTGACGCAACCGGCACCCATCTCCCTGAACCATTTCCGGATAAGAGCCTGTACGACCTGGTAGGGGATGCGATGAGGCTCAGGTTCCTCAACCATCCACGCGAGTTCGAGGAGTTATACCCCGGACTCTATCTTTATACCTGA
- a CDS encoding DUF128 domain-containing protein yields the protein MSDPLRFVSHRIEDYAMQVTFEPAKGTGTVVYNLSLIHKEDLEYALSVFRATCEAGVSPSGLIRVLHEGEDNDGYTIPSGHCGLLTLCSTTLDGLLVKRGIPFNPVGGGVVEVTENIPRRFTHLIKYEYTTIDPLQVLISQEITSVLNVMRTGTGSLLGNIRECHMEAEDKVEEVLEELSESYFTGILDLGLPNTPCLGVAVDPQYMGVAALGGTNWIAALREEGIYVRMQAMKGVTDISRMEFITDM from the coding sequence ATGAGCGATCCTCTCAGGTTTGTCAGCCATCGGATCGAGGATTATGCCATGCAGGTTACCTTTGAACCTGCAAAGGGGACCGGAACGGTGGTCTATAATCTGTCACTTATTCACAAAGAGGATCTCGAATACGCCCTCTCGGTGTTCAGAGCGACATGCGAGGCAGGAGTCTCACCAAGCGGTCTCATCAGGGTACTGCACGAGGGCGAGGACAACGATGGGTACACGATTCCGTCTGGTCACTGCGGCCTGCTCACGCTCTGCAGCACCACCCTTGACGGGCTCCTGGTAAAGCGGGGAATCCCGTTCAACCCGGTCGGCGGTGGAGTTGTTGAGGTTACCGAGAACATCCCACGCAGATTTACTCACCTGATCAAGTACGAGTACACGACCATCGATCCCCTGCAGGTGCTGATCTCACAGGAGATCACCTCGGTTCTGAATGTCATGCGGACCGGAACCGGGAGCCTCCTCGGAAACATCAGGGAATGTCACATGGAGGCTGAAGACAAGGTCGAGGAGGTGCTTGAAGAACTCAGCGAGAGTTACTTCACCGGTATCCTTGATCTTGGTCTGCCAAACACCCCGTGCCTCGGGGTTGCGGTCGATCCCCAGTACATGGGTGTTGCAGCCCTCGGGGGAACGAACTGGATCGCGGCCCTGCGTGAAGAGGGGATCTATGTCAGGATGCAGGCGATGAAAGGGGTGACCGACATCTCAAGGATGGAATTTATCACCGATATGTAA
- a CDS encoding peroxiredoxin, with the protein MPQHTAGDKAPAFALPDQNAALRTDEEFRGSWVILYFYPKDNTSACTAEALAFSTVYEELAELGVPVVGVSPDSVESHQKFVQKHDLHLTLLADPSHEVIEAYGVWVQKKMYGREYVGVERSTFLISPDGVIMEIWRKVRVKGHVEAVSARLRELMPAGSR; encoded by the coding sequence ATGCCACAACATACTGCCGGGGACAAGGCGCCGGCATTTGCACTCCCTGACCAGAATGCTGCCCTGCGAACGGATGAGGAGTTCAGAGGATCCTGGGTTATCCTGTACTTCTACCCGAAAGACAACACATCAGCCTGCACAGCAGAGGCACTCGCGTTCTCCACAGTCTATGAAGAACTCGCAGAACTCGGAGTCCCGGTGGTAGGAGTCAGTCCTGATTCCGTTGAGAGCCACCAGAAGTTTGTCCAAAAGCACGACCTGCATCTCACCCTGCTCGCAGATCCCTCACACGAAGTCATTGAAGCATACGGAGTCTGGGTACAGAAAAAGATGTACGGCCGGGAGTATGTGGGTGTTGAACGGAGTACGTTCCTGATAAGCCCGGACGGAGTGATCATGGAGATCTGGCGCAAGGTCAGGGTCAAGGGCCATGTTGAAGCGGTCTCTGCGCGACTTCGTGAACTTATGCCGGCAGGGAGCCGGTGA
- a CDS encoding 23S rRNA (pseudouridine(1915)-N(3))-methyltransferase RlmH produces MQIDICAIGKVKEAYLRDGIAEYLKRLSGFCTLKIVEFSEERIRESAGVHEISSACRQEGKYLLKAAGQAGYLIALDPGGVNVSSEGLADQVRRWEIGGPHHIAILIGGPHGLSDEVRCQVDLLLSLSSMTFPHQMVRLILLEQIYRAYTINRGLPYHR; encoded by the coding sequence ATGCAGATCGATATTTGTGCCATCGGAAAGGTGAAAGAGGCATACCTTCGCGATGGCATCGCTGAATATCTCAAACGCCTCTCCGGATTCTGTACCCTCAAGATTGTCGAGTTCTCAGAAGAACGGATACGAGAAAGTGCAGGTGTTCATGAGATCAGTTCAGCCTGCAGGCAGGAGGGCAAATACCTGCTCAAGGCTGCCGGACAGGCAGGGTATCTGATCGCATTGGATCCTGGAGGAGTCAATGTGTCAAGCGAGGGCCTAGCCGATCAGGTCAGAAGATGGGAGATCGGCGGCCCACATCATATTGCCATCCTTATCGGTGGTCCGCATGGGTTATCTGATGAGGTCAGATGCCAGGTGGACCTGCTCCTCTCTCTCTCATCGATGACATTTCCCCACCAGATGGTTCGTCTCATCCTGCTCGAACAGATTTATCGGGCGTACACAATCAACAGGGGTCTTCCCTACCACCGATAA
- a CDS encoding transglutaminase-like domain-containing protein encodes MPLPPLVRPVSVTPYLACSPVIACTHPAIRSRARELIRGTSTEYEQIQCLYTYVRDGISHSVDAGQSRLVWKTPQVMAAGHALCVIKSHLFVSLCRSVGIPAGLCYQRLKKEDGTYVLHGLAAVWIEDDGRWIRLDPRGNKPGVDAQFNPDGTEQIAYPEMEDQGEWLDPYIYSEPWDAVMHLLQVSSDVPSFISATAQIHSPPRHAHRPSSSLPVPV; translated from the coding sequence ATGCCTCTCCCCCCACTCGTTCGCCCGGTATCGGTCACTCCGTACCTGGCATGTTCACCGGTGATAGCATGCACGCATCCGGCAATCAGGAGTCGTGCACGTGAGTTGATCCGGGGAACCAGTACAGAATATGAACAGATCCAATGCCTGTACACGTATGTACGGGATGGAATATCCCATTCAGTCGATGCAGGGCAGTCCCGACTGGTATGGAAGACTCCGCAGGTGATGGCTGCAGGTCATGCACTCTGTGTAATCAAATCACACCTGTTTGTCTCTCTCTGCAGATCGGTAGGGATTCCTGCTGGACTCTGTTATCAGAGACTCAAGAAAGAGGATGGAACCTATGTCCTTCACGGACTTGCTGCAGTCTGGATCGAGGATGACGGGCGATGGATCCGCCTTGACCCACGTGGAAACAAGCCGGGTGTTGATGCACAGTTCAACCCTGACGGTACCGAACAGATAGCCTACCCGGAGATGGAAGATCAGGGAGAGTGGCTTGACCCGTACATCTATTCCGAACCCTGGGATGCGGTCATGCATCTACTCCAGGTGTCATCGGATGTGCCATCGTTCATCAGCGCAACGGCACAGATCCACTCACCTCCCCGTCATGCTCACCGGCCGAGTTCATCACTCCCGGTTCCGGTATAA
- a CDS encoding phosphoadenosine phosphosulfate reductase family protein, whose translation MGGLYHGKILLHWCDTCHAPVMADRCACGAEARSVPVTPPGDARPAFPDDISFINNLYRDRFGITLIPDGWVALVNKVPDKDRMEEIVVGGAVVGAIRYLPETRKWDALPRPQAALIQKPEKRYVIVDDGAGPSIREGASLLAPGFVSCDPDIAAGDEVFMLTRSGECVGVGRMKVDAKEAAAMERGQIVRSRKNIRSQFTPGPATWDEAVAANKDVLTRLEAATKQFIDEHIGPYEHLPTSVSYSGGKDSLASLLVVMNTYRKLPILFIDTGMEFPSTYENVRQVTERYDLECLNVDSMGEFWREFEVQGPPAVDCRWCCKTAKLEPLRKFIESTWNECVSFVGQRKYESASRAKNPRVWRNAFVRNQICLAPIHNWTAMHVWLYIFREKAPFNVMYTHGVDRMGCYMCPASDMAILERIQSHVPELWKEWEEKMEAWRVRQGLPESWMTEGTWRVRNDRTQEEPESFARHDAQTGQGRRSGRSER comes from the coding sequence ATGGGTGGACTTTATCACGGCAAAATTCTCCTGCACTGGTGCGATACCTGTCATGCTCCGGTCATGGCAGACCGTTGTGCCTGCGGAGCCGAGGCCCGATCGGTTCCGGTAACCCCCCCCGGAGATGCAAGGCCTGCCTTTCCAGATGATATCTCGTTCATAAATAACCTCTACCGCGACCGGTTCGGAATTACGCTCATCCCGGACGGCTGGGTCGCTCTCGTCAACAAGGTTCCTGACAAGGATCGGATGGAGGAGATCGTGGTCGGCGGGGCCGTGGTGGGAGCGATCAGATACCTTCCCGAGACCAGAAAATGGGATGCACTCCCACGTCCACAAGCCGCTCTGATCCAGAAGCCTGAAAAACGGTACGTGATCGTGGATGATGGTGCCGGCCCATCCATCAGGGAGGGAGCAAGCCTGCTGGCTCCCGGATTTGTCAGTTGTGATCCCGATATCGCTGCCGGTGATGAGGTCTTCATGCTCACCAGGTCTGGCGAGTGTGTCGGTGTCGGCAGGATGAAGGTGGATGCCAAAGAGGCAGCTGCGATGGAACGCGGGCAGATCGTCAGAAGCCGGAAAAATATCAGATCACAGTTCACCCCCGGCCCTGCAACCTGGGATGAGGCGGTTGCAGCAAACAAAGATGTACTGACCCGGCTTGAGGCTGCAACAAAGCAGTTTATCGATGAGCATATCGGCCCCTATGAACACCTGCCCACCAGTGTCTCTTATTCTGGAGGAAAGGACAGTCTTGCCAGTCTCCTCGTGGTGATGAACACCTATCGGAAACTGCCGATCCTCTTCATCGATACAGGCATGGAGTTCCCCTCCACCTATGAGAATGTCAGGCAGGTGACCGAACGGTATGATCTCGAGTGCCTCAATGTTGACTCAATGGGTGAGTTCTGGCGTGAGTTCGAGGTTCAGGGTCCCCCGGCAGTTGACTGCCGGTGGTGTTGTAAGACGGCCAAACTTGAGCCACTCAGAAAGTTCATCGAGAGCACATGGAATGAGTGTGTCTCGTTTGTCGGGCAGCGTAAGTACGAGTCCGCATCACGTGCAAAGAATCCCCGGGTCTGGAGGAACGCCTTTGTCCGCAACCAGATCTGTCTTGCCCCTATTCACAACTGGACTGCCATGCATGTCTGGCTCTATATCTTCAGGGAGAAGGCGCCGTTTAACGTGATGTACACCCACGGGGTTGACCGGATGGGGTGTTACATGTGCCCGGCAAGTGACATGGCCATCCTTGAGCGGATTCAGAGCCATGTTCCCGAGCTCTGGAAGGAATGGGAGGAGAAGATGGAGGCGTGGCGTGTCAGGCAGGGGCTTCCCGAGTCATGGATGACCGAAGGAACATGGCGTGTCAGAAATGACCGGACCCAGGAAGAACCTGAGTCATTTGCTAGGCATGATGCCCAGACCGGGCAGGGAAGAAGATCAGGGAGGTCTGAAAGGTGA
- the hisH gene encoding imidazole glycerol phosphate synthase subunit HisH, which produces MIAIVDYGLGNLRSVSKALEKVGGNVSITGDLDEIRAADGIILPGVGAFHEGMARLSDLKTALLDAQGQVPVLGICLGMQMLMEFSEEHGLSAGLGLIPGTVKRFERTPGYKIPHMGWNQISLAEPDDPLYSGIPDNSFFYFVHSYWADTPDQYRVTSTEYINRFASSIRNGTVWGTQFHPEKSGEAGLQILRNFIGML; this is translated from the coding sequence ATGATAGCGATCGTGGATTACGGTCTAGGCAACCTGCGCAGTGTCAGCAAGGCTCTCGAAAAAGTTGGCGGGAATGTGAGCATAACCGGAGACCTCGATGAGATCAGAGCTGCAGACGGGATAATTCTCCCCGGGGTCGGGGCCTTTCATGAAGGAATGGCAAGGCTCTCTGATCTCAAGACAGCCCTCCTAGATGCACAAGGGCAGGTGCCTGTCCTTGGGATCTGTCTTGGCATGCAGATGCTCATGGAGTTCTCTGAAGAGCACGGGCTTTCTGCAGGTCTGGGTCTCATCCCTGGAACGGTGAAGCGGTTTGAACGAACACCCGGGTACAAAATTCCTCATATGGGCTGGAATCAGATCTCACTTGCGGAGCCTGATGACCCCCTGTATTCAGGAATTCCCGATAATTCCTTCTTCTACTTCGTGCATTCGTACTGGGCTGATACTCCTGATCAGTACAGGGTGACCTCAACCGAGTACATCAACAGGTTCGCATCATCAATACGAAACGGGACAGTCTGGGGAACCCAGTTCCATCCTGAAAAGAGCGGAGAGGCGGGACTTCAGATCCTTCGCAATTTTATCGGAATGCTCTGA
- a CDS encoding response regulator produces the protein MEGAIFIVEDNPVINDLISWRLTELGFTVMGTAEDYQGALEKLEQYAPDKRPKLVLMDINLPGEKDGIMAAEDIQSRFSIPIVYISSVMDDPTIERAKLTKPRGFIVKPFTDNQLKATVEMALQK, from the coding sequence GTGGAAGGCGCAATTTTTATAGTCGAAGATAATCCGGTGATCAACGATCTGATATCGTGGAGGCTTACCGAACTTGGGTTTACAGTCATGGGAACGGCTGAGGACTACCAGGGGGCACTCGAAAAACTGGAGCAGTATGCCCCGGATAAGCGCCCGAAACTCGTCCTGATGGACATAAATCTACCAGGAGAAAAGGACGGTATCATGGCAGCAGAGGATATCCAAAGCAGGTTCTCAATTCCCATCGTCTACATAAGTTCAGTCATGGACGATCCGACAATAGAGAGAGCAAAACTCACGAAGCCAAGGGGTTTTATCGTCAAGCCCTTTACGGATAACCAGCTCAAGGCAACGGTTGAGATGGCACTCCAGAAATAA
- a CDS encoding 2,5-diamino-6-(ribosylamino)-4(3H)-pyrimidinone 5'-phosphate reductase — translation MRPYILVNVAVSADGKLSTRERRQVKISGSDDFDRVDIIKSGADAIMVGIGTILADDPSLTVKSPERIADRLSTGRPEHPVRIIIDSRARTPPDARILHKGPGKRIIAVSSAAPDERIAALRPHAEIITAGSEEVDLAALMEVLSSQGVRRLMVEGGGTLIAGLFNADLVDQLSMFVGNIIIGGSDAPTLADGPGWTQETDFTRLELMQIQQMDQGVQIDWRVKR, via the coding sequence ATGCGACCATACATTCTGGTAAACGTGGCAGTCTCTGCAGATGGAAAATTATCGACCCGGGAACGCAGGCAGGTGAAGATTTCAGGTTCTGATGATTTTGACCGGGTTGATATTATAAAGTCTGGTGCAGATGCCATCATGGTCGGAATAGGTACCATCCTTGCTGATGACCCGTCACTCACGGTAAAGTCACCGGAGCGGATTGCAGATCGGCTCAGTACAGGAAGGCCCGAGCATCCGGTCAGGATCATCATCGACAGCAGGGCACGAACACCTCCTGACGCCAGGATTCTTCACAAAGGTCCTGGAAAGAGGATCATTGCTGTCTCATCAGCAGCTCCTGATGAACGGATTGCTGCGCTCAGGCCTCACGCAGAGATCATTACTGCCGGATCTGAAGAGGTGGATCTGGCTGCACTTATGGAGGTGCTCAGTAGCCAGGGAGTGAGGCGTCTCATGGTTGAAGGGGGTGGAACATTGATCGCCGGCCTCTTTAATGCAGATCTGGTGGACCAGCTCAGCATGTTTGTAGGTAATATCATCATCGGAGGATCCGATGCCCCCACACTTGCCGACGGACCCGGGTGGACACAGGAGACCGACTTCACACGGCTCGAACTCATGCAGATCCAGCAGATGGATCAAGGGGTTCAGATCGACTGGAGAGTCAAACGATAA
- a CDS encoding DUF1894 domain-containing protein has product MGCLESLPYEVLLSKISFKEAREYLASFPEKYDVEPGYKMFEVRIIGVPPIRVAVDGDAVIFPFTKPCHGTFLLRVPDGREEIEKLRGKKQV; this is encoded by the coding sequence ATGGGATGCCTAGAATCACTCCCCTATGAGGTACTTCTTTCGAAGATCTCTTTCAAGGAAGCACGGGAATACCTTGCCAGTTTTCCAGAGAAATACGACGTTGAACCGGGCTATAAGATGTTTGAAGTCAGGATCATCGGAGTTCCCCCAATAAGGGTTGCAGTAGACGGGGATGCAGTTATCTTCCCGTTTACGAAACCATGTCATGGAACTTTTTTACTCAGGGTCCCTGATGGCAGGGAAGAGATCGAAAAACTCAGAGGAAAGAAGCAGGTTTAG